In the genome of Raphanus sativus cultivar WK10039 chromosome 9, ASM80110v3, whole genome shotgun sequence, the window aaccgaagtattcgtgtacctgaaattatctaaaaatagatttatatacttatatataattatttttatatttaacgtatataaaacatcaagaatgatacttttaaattggtttaaaatacttgaaaatgtatatagatagtcaaaaacaaatatctgaaatagttaaagtatactcaaatcaccaaaaatacttaaaataattattgatttcgtatccaaaattttaaataaaatcaattgatatgttaagcttaggtattctgacatatgttatttaaatttataggtaatatattactttatttatagattttgagaaatttaaaatatatagtgatttaaaactttaaaaataatttaaataggttatccaaactcaAACCCGTAAAGACCCAATCaatctcaaacaaaaatttagaaacatcctaataggactgaaatctttgacttcGAAAATCCGAAAcacaaaccgatcagaaccaaacccgtatggatgtctgaaaactcatccttagtcattattatatatcgtataattttatcatataattaattatattttatatgtaccatcatataagtaatcatataattaataatatttaatacgtatcatcatataaataattacatatattatattttaaaaacttaatatgaaatataaaaaccataatttgagttggtattttaaattgggctttgtattgtatttttcttatatatatatattgataatattcttttataatggacttaataacttaagcccattattttttcagtttaatattactatctttgtttccaaacaaaattaattttttttaaaaagactacaatccatctTCCAAATAcacaaaattgttttaatactcttatccaagtaaccaaaaaaaatgattttgtacttgagttttaataagatagatgtgagAAAGACAATAATCATCCTAAATAAGGTAATGGAATTAAATTgtgataaataatattttatggcTATTGTTTCAGCaagaataaaaatacaaagtGTGAAAATTATTTGAGAATATTATATTACAGTAAGCAATCTTCATAACAATTATTTGTGAGGTGATCtacaattttaatttctaattttcaaCTTAAAGCAAAAAAGTTCAACAGACAAACACattattttaattactaatatTTAGTCAACacgaataattttatatgttaattGATCAAGTTATTTTAGATCCATTTATAGTCAACTGTTAGTGAATATTTAACGGTTGATTTTTGACAGATATAAAATGAATTGTTCGtcgaaaatattaattttaattggtTCCAATTTAAAAAGTAAGACTAAAAATGACTTACCTAAgcttaaaactttttatattttttataaaaataattttccaaataTAAAGTATACATGATTTTATTGTGACTATATATCAatgattttgataaacaaacaaacttttGATTTTGTGCAGTAGACTCATCTTTTATAATGTTTAAGAGGTTAAATTAAATTCAAAGTTATAAACTTATCAATCAATTATCAGTAATATTTACAAACATGTAATGATATCAGTAAATTCAAAACAATTCAAAGTAAGATATAAcctaaaataagtaaataagtAAGTATATATCTTAAAAGTAAATTcagatataaatataatatttacagTTGTCCCAAAGAGGTAGTCATGCTTACAATTGTTCTAAAGACAATCTTTGTAGTGATTCTtctaacaatatattttttacaaaaagtgTACATACTTactcatttttaaattataccTAAATTACTTCGAATTTGTGTTTTAAACACTAAACAATATAAGCTATATAATTCAAGAAAAACTAAATACATACACAATAGTCTTCTCATTtattaagttaaatatttttggattaatcagttatataattttcaaaatcttcGATATcccttatataataaaaaagaaacactaCGACTTTTGAACTATGACAAATGTTATCACCATAATGATTTTTagaatcttaaaaaaaattatcttggtccatataatatataatatatttcattaaactAGTCATAGAATTAATAATATGCACCAAAGATATTTTTGCATTCtttccataaataaaaaaactacaGAATTATTTAATGtgactaaaatatatatgataattaatgatttgaattataaagatttgataacaatgtGTGTatcctccatcatttttgtttcaattttacactactaaaataaattaatgaatcatattaacaataaaaatttggattttttatattctatacttttaatttttaaaaatgactattaactaataaaactattaaaagactcatattgaaaattttgttatcaatgatttaattttttgttataaaaaatacatatgatAATAAAATCATGTgagtataaatttttatttaataaatagtcatattaaaaagatatatatatctatgttcatatcatttaaatttaattttgtatcatatgaaatagataaaaatgatttttgtatTTAGTTACCACAAAgtgattataaataaataacaataattattttaatttatatatcactgtcaatttaatatatacagaatagttaaagatttataattattgattatatattattattttattattgataatatgtaaaataatatataaaaataccaataaataataataagtaaaaacattTGTATATCTAATATCATTCCATAGAAGGCACATATCTTAATATAGTATAGTCATATTGCAtattatttgaatcatatataatttattttggtaagttattttaaaatataataaaatctcaaatttaagtaggtcattttaatttttaattttaaattgaaactaataaaattacATACTTTCGTTGATCAGGTCAATTTAAACATGTCAAATCTCAACCGTTAAATATTAACTAACAAATTTAACAGTTAACTTTCAACGggtctaaaataatttattcaacaAATATGAGATTTATcatgtttaattaaattattgattaaaataatatatttgtgaGTTGAAGCTTTTTTGGGTTAAATTCCAAagtttttttgactaaaattaaATTCCAATgctaaaaaaaaactttggacAATACGGTTTGCGTTTTATAATAGTAGGCAATACGGTCAACATTCTGATATTATTCGATTCGCCAAGTATCTAatcatcttattattttaaactAGATCCTAATGTAAACAATAAACTGGAAATTGTCAACGACACAACTGATGGCTTTTTATCAACGTCGTCAGGACTTACATATGCTATAGATGTGAAATTGTCGATGaaacaaaaattgaaataaagcCAAGGGCAAAAATATAATGATTAACAGAGGCCTGGCTTGGCCGCCACGCTTAGATCCACAATAAAGGTTGTGTCtattttctgtttaatactTTCTTGCTTCGTAATATACAAATGTTCATAATATAACGGCGTTCAAACAGAAGAATCTACTAAAATAAAGTTAACTAGAGTCTTTCCACCTTGCGCGACGACAACAGAGACTGCTCTTAAAATCGACACGTGTTCACCGTTTTAGAAACTCTTGTGAAGTTCTTTTATCATTGTATTTGTGTTTCTGGCCAATTGTTTTGGATCCTTCTATGCAAATGTGATTTCTGTTATATGAGCTGACGTATGAGCTTAGTCCTAATCATCCCAACAAATCATGCATATATGATCCTATTTAATCGTCcagatatacatatatttagGCTCATATACAATTTTCCAAGTCCCACATTCAACCTTAACTATTATTGAACAATCTGTCTTCTTCCCCTCACTGTCTCTTGCTATAAGCTTTTACTGTAACGCTTTCGTTAAAGTTACAACCATATCTTTAAGTCTCCACTTTAAAACATAATATGCACTCCTCCCACTAAGTCACATTTAATATCCTGCAATCCTCTCATCGCTCAATTGAAATCAAAATCCTATAAATAAGCATCACGATCTCCTTTACCATCACTATAACATCCTGACTTCTACATCATGCTTCAAATCacatcaaacaacaacaacaacgtcATCCCAAGTCTTGCTTGCTGAATTGAAAACTGGGTGTTCTAGACAGTGTCGTCAAAGCGTATAATGTGAATAAAGGTGGTGAGGCAATCGGAGTTGACATGCTTCAGTTTCCAGGGGCCGAGGTAGCTAAGAAGGTggggggtcagctgaccccactattctaaaaaaaaatagataaaatttatattgactccacttaaaaaataaatttgatcccacaaaaataattacaaaacattaaaggcaaaatttaattatacaacattacaactaatatattttcatttttatttttgaactttgGATTTTTATTAGTTCTAAtcttattttctatatttacaaaaaattataagatcACTAAAcaagttttaattattttaagcGTTATTAATATGTTAGTTTAGTCCAATTGTATTAGGCCCAAATTGTTCATAATGTAGAAACATAAAAGATAAACaaacttaaaaaagaaaaaaaaacctgttCTCTTCCCCTCTTCTCCCCAAGACGACGACAGCTACAATTCCAACTCGTACTCGTCCACTTaggtttgtttttaatttatttgttgtattctgctcttttatttatattattacagtattttgttaattttatatttagaaaaaaatcaatctatcttatttaacAGATAACTAATGgagaaattttaaatctaaaaagaaaatcTCCACCAACCGATGATATTCATCCAGACGACATGCCGCATGATccaggaaaaagaaaagagattcaTGAATATGATCATAATCAAATAGATGAAGTGAGACGCAAGTACTTGACTATTGAGCCTTGTCAACCTCGTAGCCATAGTTTTAAGCAAAGAGTTATGGCAGGTGCATTAAGGCGGTTTAATCCTTCTTGGTTTGATCAGTATAGTGATTGGTTAGAATACATTGTGAAGAAAGAAAAGGCATATTgctttttatgttatttattcaGCAACGAGAAAAAAACGGAAGTGTTGGATTTGTCACAGAGAGATTTCATAGTTGGAACAAGTCTGACAGATTGGCTGGTCATGTAGGTGGGATAAATAGCTTTCACAACATAGCCAATAAAAAGTGTGATTTGATGAGACAAAGTCAGTTAATCAAACATGCTTTTTAAAAGCAAACCAGtgctgtaaaaaaaaagtattcgaCTAAATGCTTCAATCAATGCTGCTAGATACTTACTGAAACAAGGGACTACCGTTTCGTGCTCATGATGAGACAGCCGATTCTAGCAGCAAAGAATTTTTTTGGAGTTAGTGAAATATACTGCTGCACAGAATGAAGCTGTAAGCAAGGTAGTGCTGAAGAATGCTCCTGGAAACAATCAAATGGTGTCTTATCCTATTCAAAAAGACATTGTTAATTGTTTTTCggaaaaaataattaactcCATAGCTCAAGAGATGGACAATGATGTGTTTGCTTTATTGGTGGATGATTCAGCTGATTGTTCTATGAAAGAGCAAATGACTATAGTTTTTCGTTTTGTCGATAAACATGGTGTGGTAAAAGAGAGATTTGTTGGTCTTATCCATGTGAAGGATACATGTTCTTTATCTCTGAAATTTGGAATCGATTCATTGCTTGCTAAATATAGTTTGAGTCTGAAAAAGTGAGAGGACAAGGCTATAGTGGAGCAGGAAATATGAGAGGAGCATTTAATGATCTGGGAgcactaatttaaaaaaaaaacagttcgGCATACTATGTACACTGTTTTGCTCACCAACTACAATTGGTAGTTGTTGCAGTCGCGAAGAAACATTTTGAAGTTAGAGATTTCTTTGATAAGATTTCTTTGATAAGATTTCTTTGTTAGTGAATGTGGTTGCAGCTTCttataaaaagaaagataagaTGCGAGAAATCCAGAGGGCTATAATTGAAAAGGGAATAAGCAGTGTTGAAATCAAAACTGGAAAAGGACTGAACCAGGAGTCTTCGCTTCCAAGACCAGGAAGTACACGTTGGGGTTCTAATTATAAAAGGTTGTTGCGGTTAGTTGGGATGTTTGCTTCTGTGGATGAGATGCTTGTGTACGTCGAGGATGAAGGTGCTGATCTTACCCAGCGAAGTCAAGCAAATGGTCTTCTCAAATATATCCATACTTTTGATTTTGTATCCTACCTACATTTGATGCTGCAAATTTTGGGATTCACAGAGAACTTGTCACTGGCCTTGCAAAACAAAGATCAGGACATCCTAAATATTGTCTCATTAGTAGAATCCACTAAGCGGCAATTACAAAAGTTCAGAGATGATGGCTGGGACTCTTTTGTGAATGATGTTTCATCTTTTTGTGAGAAACATGACACTGTTATTCTCAAGATGGAGGACTATTTCATCGATCTAAGGAAGCCACGAAAAAGACCAACATTACCAACTTGCATCACTATCAAGTCAATTGTTTTTATACAGTATTGGATATGGAGCTTCAAGAGTTTAATGGTCGCTCTAACGAGGTAAACTCTGAATTACTCGTTTTCACATCAGCCTTAAGTCTTACTGCTTCATTTTGtgagtttgataaaaaaaagttattgagACTGGCTAAATTATATCCTGAGGATTTTAGTGTTGTGGAGTGCATATCACTTAAGCAGCAACTTGACATTTATATTGATAATGTCCGAGAAGATGAAAAGTTTGCTGATTTGAAACATCTTGGAGATCTAGCGCAGGTAATGGTAGAAACCAAAAAACATCTTTCTCAACCTTTGGTGTATAGGCTTTTTGAAGTTATCTTTGACTTTGCATGTTGCTACTGCAACCGTTGAAAGATGTTTTTCAGGAATGAAGATCGCCAAGACAATATTACGAAATCGCATCGGTGATCAGTTTCTAAGAGATTGtcttatttgttttattgaaaaaaaatatttgaagatgtAGCCAATGAAACCGTTATAAAAAGGTTTCAAACTACGAGTGAGCAGAGAACATTTGTAGTTTTCTATGTAATACATTTGTAGTtttttcggttatttatacattatgtttttgattttttgaaccCACTACAAAAAGTTTATGTCTCTACCACTGTCAGTCTCTACATTCATTAGAGAGAACTCTAAGATATCAAACTAAATCTCACATTGAAAATTAGACAAagagtgtctaatatataaacaaGTGTTCAATTTTAATTAGTACGAGACTTTTTAAGAAGGAATCCAAAAAGTAAATTCATACGGATTTATCTCTCAAACCCAAAATAGATAATATCGTAATAATATGTACATTACATACATTCTATAGTATTTATTTCTCctaagatatttttttctaactAAGTGTAACTGGATAAGaatatagttttcttttcttttttatttacttttgtttactattattttttaaaaatatatttgatttttttttgctttattttctCATGACTCtaattcatcttcttctcatatAGAGATGGTACCTTGTATTCAATCTGACCAATAACACTGGAACAGCCTGCTTCCTCCGCAGTCTTATTCTTCTCCGACCAACAGCAAGCAGCACTTCATCATTCTGTTGCTCGCCTTCAAAATCTCAATCGAGATATGACGAGCCAATCCACCACCATCATGCCTCGTCTCCGAGTTATACTCCTTGTCGTCCTCTGTTTGATCCGTACCACCGTCCTCGTTCTGTTGCACCACCGGCGAACATCCAATTTAGTTCCATGGATCTAGTGAGTTTTTTCCAACTTTCACATTTTTGCATCTTAGAGCAGCAATAACGCAAAACCCCAAAATGgggttctattttttttttaattttgtccgatttaaaaaaataaaataaaataaaaaacaaaccaaTCGCGGACCACCACGTGTCAGTAGGATCCGCGAACAGTACAAAAACCCACCCGTAAACGCCTTTTAATTTGGTGACATTTTTCATTGGTTTCCCTATTTTTGTGGTCTCCCCTCTAAAACCCTCTAAATACCCCCGTTAATGATGTTATTAGGTCTTTGCACTTTTTGATTCTTCTTTAGTTTGGTACCAAACTCTTTGAATGTCAGATTTGTTTTCATATTTGGcctaaacttttatccaaaaagaaaaaaaaatatttatgaaaatgaaatataaaaacctaaATGACTGAAATGAATTAAGACAATATATTAcgaattaataaaatcattAGGTATTGCCAGATTTTCGAATGTCCATGTGCAACATAATTTCTCCAAAATGTTTGTACCTACAAATCCAAACACAAAGTTTTGATTTGtgaataatatatgattttaatatatttcttgaATAATTTTACTTGTTTTGTGAAAAGCAAAACCTATTCGGAAAAAATTCACCAAATTTTACCATTAGAAGTTGTAATAAATAAACTTGctctttcaaaaataattagattagaCATTATAATCAAGACTAACAATGGGGTGTTGTAAAGATTAATTTTTACATGTGTACATCGTTTTAAATTTTACATGTGTACATCGTGTTTTCTATATACTAGGTTATTTTTCCGTGcacatgcacggatataaatatttataaagtgaaTATACAATATTTATCTGAACTCaattataatactttttattttaaatatactaagATTATGATTAATTTCCGTATTTGCATTTGTGTTGGTTGTTGTCTTAgatgtgtaaatatatttgagaaaGATTATGTAtgacttaagatatattgtgtttaaaatgacataacataaactaaagtgtctaattccaaattacataaattaGTATAATAACGATAATATTCTACAGTCTCATGcatataaataaactaaaaaaaactaaattttaacgGTTGGTTACTATGTTTTGAGTTATCCTATAATTTacctttataaaataaattattattataaatttatatattcgTATTATAGTTAAATCTATGATATTAGATATACGTTGGACGATTCAAGTCACTCATATTGTGAGTATATGAGTTAGATTTGTTCTTTTAAATTCAAACtaaagtataatatttttattataattaattaaaataaattaactttattATCGCTTATGTGCatgtatattcataatatttatcaaattatgtTGATTtctttaaacaatatattagaaaataaagcgATGAGCACtaatacatttttggaagctTATGAACACATAtcactaattataaaattaaaatattttataaattttaaataattttacgCCTTAGATTTACTAAATGAtaaactgaaaattattttaaataatattaaaaatgagAATCCGATTTGATTTGGTATtttaattatggttatattaagttccacaaacataaaattttaaagcaaATTACATTTTatgctatttaaaaatatttttaatggaaaatttttcttttgtgaacttccttttttgatgaaatcatattatataatacatatattttcgtttaatgttttttttaactttacttacgttgttatttgaaaatattaaaaaaggaaactaaataataaattcaataataatatataaatttaatatttttttattcattaaaggtatcaCTATAATCAACCATCCCGAGAGTTAACGTGAACgcgacacatatatatatatgtatatatatatatatgttaattggTGGGTATCAACTGTTAgctttatttttatagttttgagtAAAAATACGTTTAGTTAAAAAATACGTTTAGTTAGAAATAGGCTTAGTTAGAAATAGTGATAATGGACCTATAATGTAATTGTTAAAATACCAATAAATTTGTTTGCCTTAAAATAAAAACTCTTTCTGATATATTTTCCTACATTTAACAATATGTCTCATATAACCAaaagtttatacttttttttttttgtcaaccattgTATTAAGCCCATGGGCTAAACGTGATTACAAATggaaatcaaaattataaaccCAATACATTTGATAAGCCCACCCGCAAACCAAACTCTAAAGATAAGGATGACCAGATACAAACCATCTGTCCACCACGTGTCAATTATCAAAACAAGGTGAGAGCTACGTGTTACGTCGGGGCTCTGAGTCGCTTCTTTGCCGGATCCGCCGCCAGCTCCGATGGCCAAATCGTTTCCAAACTCAGAAGATCAACTCTAATTTTGATTCCATTTGCTTGCCTCACTCCCTTATACGCCTCTGCCTTCAGAGATCTTCATCACTTACACCGGATGTGGATTCATCAAGAAGCTTCAATCAATTGGGTTCAGCCATCGTCGAAACACTTACAGAAAGCAAGCTTCAACTTTTCTTAAACTGGACCAAACGATGAAGACAAACATGCAAAACTCGATTCTTTATCTTATTAGAATACTTTGCTTAAATTTTTACAAGCAAAGATTGACATCTTCTGAAGATAGAGATCAAGCATAACCGACAATAAGGATAGGACCTCAAAAAAGCAGTAgggatttaagatgaagaaagagagaagaagcaTTAAGACtttattaaaatcaaatcaaaaccgAAGATAAATGATTAAGAGTGATGAAAAGCTTCAGTttgatttgaaaagaaaaacacaacaaAATTCCGCAAACGGAAACTACAAATCGCCTAAGCGAAAAGAGAATTCGCCATGCGAAAGTCAAAATCGATCCTAAGATCGAAATATTTACAACCAAAAGGTGAGACAtctcatctcttcttctccCGTGAAAgatccagagagagagagaacggtgagaagagagagagagtctctATATTCAAAGTTTAtacttaaaaaggaaaaatctacaattattagtatttttatgaatgaatgttaagttttttttttgagaattaatgAATGTTAagtttattctctttttttttgtaaaatatctatataatgCTATCTGAAAGAGTTTGAAAAAAGGAATttagacaaataaaaaaattatctaactAATAGCCATGTTCCATGGATTTTATGCTTTCGATCTCCCATCAATCACAT includes:
- the LOC108824969 gene encoding uncharacterized protein LOC108824969, which codes for MREIQRAIIEKGISSVEIKTGKGLNQESSLPRPGSTRWGSNYKRLLRLVGMFASVDEMLVYVEDEGADLTQRSQANGLLKYIHTFDFVSYLHLMLQILGFTENLSLALQNKDQDILNIVSLVESTKRQLQKFRDDGWDSFVNDVSSFCEKHDTVILKMEDYFIDLRKPRKRPTLPTCITIKSIVFIQYWIWSFKSLMVALTSVVECISLKQQLDIYIDNVREDEKFADLKHLGDLAQPASSAVLFFSDQQQAALHHSVARLQNLNRDMTSQSTTIMPRLRVILLVVLCLIRTTVLVLLHHRRTSNLVPWI